A section of the Sphaerodactylus townsendi isolate TG3544 linkage group LG11, MPM_Stown_v2.3, whole genome shotgun sequence genome encodes:
- the CCDC12 gene encoding coiled-coil domain-containing protein 12, with the protein MTPIQEFAPVSSKGVLRMFMPESKERLWDGGGRLRFPELLGRPVQHPPHPLNVGLLATPESLAVSSRPLVEDKVKDQLEAAKPEPIIEEVDLANLAPRKPDWDLKRDVAKKLEKLEKRTQRAIAELIRERLRGQEENLASAIDSAKPDESDSD; encoded by the exons ATGACACCCATACAAGAGTTTGCCCCAGTGTCTTCCAAGGGGGTCTTAAGAATGTTCATGCCAGAAAGCAAAGAACGACTCTGGGATGGAGGGGGCAGACTACGGTTTCCAGAATTATTGGGGAGGCCTGTTCAG catcccccccaccctttgaaTGTGGGCCTCTTGGCCACTCCTGAATCTCTCGCTGTCTCCTCTCGCCCTCTAGTGGAGGACAAGGTGAAGGACCAGCTGGAAGCGGCCAAGCCCGAACCCATCATCGAAGAAGTG GATCTGGCGAACTTGGCGCCCAGGAAGCCCGACTG GGATTTGAAGCGAGACGTTGCCAAGAAACTGGAGAAGCTCGAGAAGCGAACGCAGAGGGCCATAGCAGAGCTAATAA GAGAGAGGCTCCGGGGCCAGGAAGAGAACTTGGCGTCGGCCATCGACTCAGCAAAGCCAGACGAAAGCGATTCGGACTGA